In the genome of Populus trichocarpa isolate Nisqually-1 chromosome 6, P.trichocarpa_v4.1, whole genome shotgun sequence, one region contains:
- the LOC7485482 gene encoding auxin-responsive protein SAUR23: MKVNKICQIVRFKLFIHRWKLRSLGTLRRSHQKSGALTKKTPPAGYLAVYVGMQEKRFLIPTRFLNMPVFVGLLKKTEEEFGFKCNGGLVLLCEVEFFEEVLRLLDKDETRFARFGLEDYFKIVSCEVGFDSCKETTYVFTPLLEKARV; this comes from the coding sequence ATGAAGGTAAACAAGATCTGTCAGATTGTCAGGTTCAAGTTATTCATTCACCGTTGGAAGCTAAGGAGTCTTGGAACCCTGAGAAGAAGCCATCAAAAATCAGGGGCTTTAACCAAGAAAACACCACCAGCTGGGTATCTTGCAGTTTATGTTGGGATGCAAGAAAAGAGGTTCTTGATACCTACAAGGTTTCTAAACATGCCTGTTTTTGTAGGTTTGTTAAAGAAAACAGAAGAGGAGTTTGGGTTTAAATGTAATGGAGGGCTTGTTTTACTTTGTGAGGTTGAGTTTTTTGAAGAGGTTTTAAGGTTGTTAGATAAAGACGAGACTAGATTTGCTAGGTTTGGTTTGGAGGATTATTTCAAGATTGTTTCTTGTGAAGTGGGTTTTGATTCTTGCAAGGAAACAACTTATGTTTTTACTCCATTGTTAGAGAAAGCTAGGGTATGA
- the LOC7474705 gene encoding uncharacterized protein LOC7474705 isoform X1: protein MPLGLITGIGRAMRRKRTSSLDILSSKRAPRTYYKGKNCKPTGFHTRKGGYVVVPEKLPNYVVPDLTDFKLKPYVSQCPTEVKTTEASELAK, encoded by the exons atGCCGTTGGGATTGATAACCGGGATAGGGAGGGCAATGAGGAGGAAGCGAACGTCGTCGTTGGACATTCTCTCGTCAAAACGTGCTCCCCGGACTTACTACAAGGGAAAGAATTGCAAGCCCACTGGTTTTCACACTCGTAAAG GTGGGTATGTTGTTGTACCGGAAAAACTGCCCAACTATGTAGTCCCTGATTTGACTGACTTCAAG ctcAAACCATACGTGTCTCAATGTCCAACGGAGGTTAAGACAACTGAAGCATCTGAACTTGCTAAGTAG
- the LOC7474705 gene encoding uncharacterized protein LOC7474705 isoform X2 translates to MPLGLITGIGRAMRRKRTSSLDILSSKRAPRTYYKGKNCKPTGFHTRKGGYVVVPEKLPNYVVPDLTDFKVIIWLGCKFCKYLPGSIRW, encoded by the exons atGCCGTTGGGATTGATAACCGGGATAGGGAGGGCAATGAGGAGGAAGCGAACGTCGTCGTTGGACATTCTCTCGTCAAAACGTGCTCCCCGGACTTACTACAAGGGAAAGAATTGCAAGCCCACTGGTTTTCACACTCGTAAAG GTGGGTATGTTGTTGTACCGGAAAAACTGCCCAACTATGTAGTCCCTGATTTGACTGACTTCAAG GTCATAATTTGGTTAGGATGTAAGTTTTGCAAATACTTGCCTGGAAGTATAAGATGGTAA
- the LOC7485483 gene encoding isoamylase 1, chloroplastic isoform X2: MFEIRYMTFCVPIKQTHTAYHHQNVPLLATHDHVPVISSNSSLFPLKLQNMNLVHSPSHSLQLPKFISHFQNTPKFYPPKRVTTSNLETIGSNIFSNSTALIPIKAASEGVDTAVVVVEEEEPKLKKIQVFEGHPAPFGATVRDGGVNFAIFSADAVSATLCLISLSDLPENRVTEQIFLDPLTNKTGDVWHVLLKGDFKDMLYGYKFDGNFSPEVGLYYDPSKIVLDPYAKSVISRGEFGVLGHDDNRWPQMACMIPTAENKFDWEGDSPLKHPQRDLIIYEMHVRGFTQHESSRTEFPGTYLGVVEKLDHLKELGVNCIELMPCHEFNELEYYSYNSVLGDYKVNFWGYSTVNYFSPMTRYSSAGTRNCGRDAINEFKLLVREAHKRGIEVFMDVVFNHTAEGNEKGPILSFRGVDNSIYYMLAPKGEFYNYSGCGNTFNCNHPIVRQFILDCLRYWVTEMHVDGFRFDLASIMTRSSSLWDAVNVFGSPIEGDLLTTGTPLSSPPLIDMMSNDPILRDVKLIAEAWDAGGLYQVGMFPHWRIWSEWNGKYRDIVRQFVKGTDGFSGAFAECLCGSPNLYQEGGRKPWNSINFVCAHDGFTLADLVTYNKKHNLANGEDNNDGENHNNSWNCGQEGEFASISVKKLRKRQMRNFFLCLMVSQGVPMIYMGDEYGHTKGGNNNTYCHDNHINYFRWDKKEESSSDFFRFCRLMTKFRHECESLGLNDFPKAERLQWHGHDPGTPDWSETSRFVAFTLFRTSLVYMIYHFLICFEPD, translated from the exons ATGTTTGAGATCAGATATATGACATTCTGTGTCCCCATCAAACAAACACACACCGCTTACCATCACCAAAATGTACCACTTCTTGCCACTCATGATCATGTACCAGTAATTAGCAGCAACAGCTCTCTATTCCCCCTCAAACTACAAAACATGAACTTAGTTCACTCTCCTTCACACTCACTACAACTCCCCAAATTCATTTCCCATTTCCAAAATACCCCAAAATTCTATCCTCCAAAAAGAGTTACCACTTCCAATTTAGAAACAATTGGCAGTAACATTTTTAGTAATTCAACAGCATTGATTCCCATTAAAGCAGCAAGTGAAGGAGTGGATACAGCTGTAGtagtggtggaggaggaggagcctaaattgaaaaaaattcaggtGTTTGAAGGCCATCCTGCACCATTTGGTGCAACAGTTCGTGATGGTGGTGTCAATTTTGCTATATTTTCTGCCGACGCAGTTTCTGCTACTCTTTGCTTGATTTCACTCTCTGATTTGCCTGAG AATAGAGTGACTGAGCAGATTTTTCTTGATCCTTTGACCAACAAGACTGGAGATGTTTGGCATGTGCTTTTGAAAGGAGATTTTAAAGATATGCTATATGGGTACAAGTTTGATGGGAACTTTTCTCCTGAAGTAGGACTTTACTATGATCCTTCTAAGATCGTATTGGATCCTTATGCAAAA TCAGTTATTAGCAGAGGGGAGTTTGGTGTTTTGGGGCATGATGATAATCGATGGCCTCAAATGGCCTGCATGATACCCACTGCAGAAAACAAG TTTGATTGGGAGGGAGATTCACCATTAAAGCATCCACAAAGAGATCTAATAATATATGAAATGCATGTTCGAGGGTTTACACAGCATGAATCAAGCAGGACTGAATTCCCTGGTACATACCTTGGTGTAGTGGAGAAGCTTGATCATTTGAAG GAACTTGGTGTCAACTGCATAGAGTTAATGCCATGCCATGAATTCAATGAGCTTGAGTACTACAGTTACAATTCTGTCTTGGGTGACTACAA GGTTAATTTTTGGGGATATTCTACCGTCAATTACTTTTCGCCTATGACAAGATACTCATCTGCTGGCACAAGGAACTGTGGCCGAGATGCAATTAATGAATTCAAGCTTCTTGTTAGAGAAGCACATAAACGAGGAATTGAG GTGTTCATGGACGTTGTTTTCAATCACACAGCGGAAGGAAATGAGAAAGGTCCCATTCTGTCTTTCAGAGGAGTTGATAACAGTATCTATTACATGCTTGCTCCTAAG GGAGAGTTCTATAATTATTCAGGTTGTGGCAACACATTCAATTGCAACCATCCTATCGTGCGTCAATTTATATTGGACTGCTTAAG ATATTGGGTGACAGAGATGCACGTAGATGGCTTCCGCTTTGACCTTGCTTCTATTATGACTAGAAGTAGTAG TCTCTGGGATGCAGTTAATGTATTCGGGAGTCCCATAGAAGGTGACTTGCTGACAACTGGCACTCCTCTCAGCAGCCCTCCATTGATTGACATGATGAGTAATGATCCCATACTCCGTGATGTTAAg CTTATAGCTGAAGCATGGGATGCGGGAGGATTGTATCAAGTTGGGATGTTTCCCCATTGGCGTATTTGGTCAGAATGGAATGGGAAG tATCGAGACATTGTGCGGCAGTTCGTTAAGGGGACAGATGGTTTTTCTGGGGCTTTTGCTGAATGCCTCTGTGGGAGCCCGAATTTATACCAG GAAGGAGGAAGGAAACCATGGAACAGCATCAACTTTGTATGTGCACATGATGGTTTTACTTTGGCTGATTTAGTGACATATAACAAGAAGCATAACTTGGCAAATGGCGAAGACAACAATGATGGAGAAAATCATAACAATAGCTGGAATTGTGGACAG GAGGGTGAATTTGCCAGCATTTCAGTGAAGAAATTGCGAAAACGACAAATGAGAAATTTCTTCCTGTGTCTCATGGTTTCACAA GGTGTTCCAATGATATACATGGGTGATGAATATGGTCACACAAAAGGGGGAAACAACAATACATATTGCCATGATAACCAT ATTAACTACTTCCGCTGGGATAAGAAGGAAGAATCCTCATCAGACTTCTTTAGATTTTGCCGCCTCATGACCAAGTTCCGCCA TGAATGTGAGTCCCTTGGCTTGAATGACTTCCCAAAAGCAGAGAGGCTGCAATGGCATGGTCATGATCCTGGAACACCAGATTGGTCAGAAACAAGCCGTTTTGTGGCCTTTACACTG TTCAGGACATCCTTGGTTTATATGATTTATCACTTCTTGATATGCTTTGAGCCAGATTGA
- the LOC7485483 gene encoding isoamylase 1, chloroplastic isoform X3 yields MFEIRYMTFCVPIKQTHTAYHHQNVPLLATHDHVPVISSNSSLFPLKLQNMNLVHSPSHSLQLPKFISHFQNTPKFYPPKRVTTSNLETIGSNIFSNSTALIPIKAASEGVDTAVVVVEEEEPKLKKIQVFEGHPAPFGATVRDGGVNFAIFSADAVSATLCLISLSDLPENRVTEQIFLDPLTNKTGDVWHVLLKGDFKDMLYGYKFDGNFSPEVGLYYDPSKIVLDPYAKSVISRGEFGVLGHDDNRWPQMACMIPTAENKFDWEGDSPLKHPQRDLIIYEMHVRGFTQHESSRTEFPGTYLGVVEKLDHLKELGVNCIELMPCHEFNELEYYSYNSVLGDYKVNFWGYSTVNYFSPMTRYSSAGTRNCGRDAINEFKLLVREAHKRGIEVFMDVVFNHTAEGNEKGPILSFRGVDNSIYYMLAPKGEFYNYSGCGNTFNCNHPIVRQFILDCLRYWVTEMHVDGFRFDLASIMTRSSSLWDAVNVFGSPIEGDLLTTGTPLSSPPLIDMMSNDPILRDVKLIAEAWDAGGLYQVGMFPHWRIWSEWNGKYRDIVRQFVKGTDGFSGAFAECLCGSPNLYQEGGRKPWNSINFVCAHDGFTLADLVTYNKKHNLANGEDNNDGENHNNSWNCGQEGEFASISVKKLRKRQMRNFFLCLMVSQGVPMIYMGDEYGHTKGGNNNTYCHDNHINYFRWDKKEESSSDFFRFCRLMTKFRHECESLGLNDFPKAERLQWHGHDPGTPDWSETSRFVAFTLDILGLYDLSLLDML; encoded by the exons ATGTTTGAGATCAGATATATGACATTCTGTGTCCCCATCAAACAAACACACACCGCTTACCATCACCAAAATGTACCACTTCTTGCCACTCATGATCATGTACCAGTAATTAGCAGCAACAGCTCTCTATTCCCCCTCAAACTACAAAACATGAACTTAGTTCACTCTCCTTCACACTCACTACAACTCCCCAAATTCATTTCCCATTTCCAAAATACCCCAAAATTCTATCCTCCAAAAAGAGTTACCACTTCCAATTTAGAAACAATTGGCAGTAACATTTTTAGTAATTCAACAGCATTGATTCCCATTAAAGCAGCAAGTGAAGGAGTGGATACAGCTGTAGtagtggtggaggaggaggagcctaaattgaaaaaaattcaggtGTTTGAAGGCCATCCTGCACCATTTGGTGCAACAGTTCGTGATGGTGGTGTCAATTTTGCTATATTTTCTGCCGACGCAGTTTCTGCTACTCTTTGCTTGATTTCACTCTCTGATTTGCCTGAG AATAGAGTGACTGAGCAGATTTTTCTTGATCCTTTGACCAACAAGACTGGAGATGTTTGGCATGTGCTTTTGAAAGGAGATTTTAAAGATATGCTATATGGGTACAAGTTTGATGGGAACTTTTCTCCTGAAGTAGGACTTTACTATGATCCTTCTAAGATCGTATTGGATCCTTATGCAAAA TCAGTTATTAGCAGAGGGGAGTTTGGTGTTTTGGGGCATGATGATAATCGATGGCCTCAAATGGCCTGCATGATACCCACTGCAGAAAACAAG TTTGATTGGGAGGGAGATTCACCATTAAAGCATCCACAAAGAGATCTAATAATATATGAAATGCATGTTCGAGGGTTTACACAGCATGAATCAAGCAGGACTGAATTCCCTGGTACATACCTTGGTGTAGTGGAGAAGCTTGATCATTTGAAG GAACTTGGTGTCAACTGCATAGAGTTAATGCCATGCCATGAATTCAATGAGCTTGAGTACTACAGTTACAATTCTGTCTTGGGTGACTACAA GGTTAATTTTTGGGGATATTCTACCGTCAATTACTTTTCGCCTATGACAAGATACTCATCTGCTGGCACAAGGAACTGTGGCCGAGATGCAATTAATGAATTCAAGCTTCTTGTTAGAGAAGCACATAAACGAGGAATTGAG GTGTTCATGGACGTTGTTTTCAATCACACAGCGGAAGGAAATGAGAAAGGTCCCATTCTGTCTTTCAGAGGAGTTGATAACAGTATCTATTACATGCTTGCTCCTAAG GGAGAGTTCTATAATTATTCAGGTTGTGGCAACACATTCAATTGCAACCATCCTATCGTGCGTCAATTTATATTGGACTGCTTAAG ATATTGGGTGACAGAGATGCACGTAGATGGCTTCCGCTTTGACCTTGCTTCTATTATGACTAGAAGTAGTAG TCTCTGGGATGCAGTTAATGTATTCGGGAGTCCCATAGAAGGTGACTTGCTGACAACTGGCACTCCTCTCAGCAGCCCTCCATTGATTGACATGATGAGTAATGATCCCATACTCCGTGATGTTAAg CTTATAGCTGAAGCATGGGATGCGGGAGGATTGTATCAAGTTGGGATGTTTCCCCATTGGCGTATTTGGTCAGAATGGAATGGGAAG tATCGAGACATTGTGCGGCAGTTCGTTAAGGGGACAGATGGTTTTTCTGGGGCTTTTGCTGAATGCCTCTGTGGGAGCCCGAATTTATACCAG GAAGGAGGAAGGAAACCATGGAACAGCATCAACTTTGTATGTGCACATGATGGTTTTACTTTGGCTGATTTAGTGACATATAACAAGAAGCATAACTTGGCAAATGGCGAAGACAACAATGATGGAGAAAATCATAACAATAGCTGGAATTGTGGACAG GAGGGTGAATTTGCCAGCATTTCAGTGAAGAAATTGCGAAAACGACAAATGAGAAATTTCTTCCTGTGTCTCATGGTTTCACAA GGTGTTCCAATGATATACATGGGTGATGAATATGGTCACACAAAAGGGGGAAACAACAATACATATTGCCATGATAACCAT ATTAACTACTTCCGCTGGGATAAGAAGGAAGAATCCTCATCAGACTTCTTTAGATTTTGCCGCCTCATGACCAAGTTCCGCCA TGAATGTGAGTCCCTTGGCTTGAATGACTTCCCAAAAGCAGAGAGGCTGCAATGGCATGGTCATGATCCTGGAACACCAGATTGGTCAGAAACAAGCCGTTTTGTGGCCTTTACACTG GACATCCTTGGTTTATATGATTTATCACTTCTTGATATGCTTTGA
- the LOC7485483 gene encoding isoamylase 1, chloroplastic isoform X1, translating to MFEIRYMTFCVPIKQTHTAYHHQNVPLLATHDHVPVISSNSSLFPLKLQNMNLVHSPSHSLQLPKFISHFQNTPKFYPPKRVTTSNLETIGSNIFSNSTALIPIKAASEGVDTAVVVVEEEEPKLKKIQVFEGHPAPFGATVRDGGVNFAIFSADAVSATLCLISLSDLPENRVTEQIFLDPLTNKTGDVWHVLLKGDFKDMLYGYKFDGNFSPEVGLYYDPSKIVLDPYAKSVISRGEFGVLGHDDNRWPQMACMIPTAENKFDWEGDSPLKHPQRDLIIYEMHVRGFTQHESSRTEFPGTYLGVVEKLDHLKELGVNCIELMPCHEFNELEYYSYNSVLGDYKVNFWGYSTVNYFSPMTRYSSAGTRNCGRDAINEFKLLVREAHKRGIEVFMDVVFNHTAEGNEKGPILSFRGVDNSIYYMLAPKGEFYNYSGCGNTFNCNHPIVRQFILDCLRYWVTEMHVDGFRFDLASIMTRSSSLWDAVNVFGSPIEGDLLTTGTPLSSPPLIDMMSNDPILRDVKLIAEAWDAGGLYQVGMFPHWRIWSEWNGKYRDIVRQFVKGTDGFSGAFAECLCGSPNLYQEGGRKPWNSINFVCAHDGFTLADLVTYNKKHNLANGEDNNDGENHNNSWNCGQEGEFASISVKKLRKRQMRNFFLCLMVSQGVPMIYMGDEYGHTKGGNNNTYCHDNHINYFRWDKKEESSSDFFRFCRLMTKFRHECESLGLNDFPKAERLQWHGHDPGTPDWSETSRFVAFTLIDSVKGEIYIAFNASHLAVTITLPERPGYRWEPLVDSGKPAPFDFLSSDIPERDLAIKQYSHFLEANLYPMLSYTSIILVLSPNDNA from the exons ATGTTTGAGATCAGATATATGACATTCTGTGTCCCCATCAAACAAACACACACCGCTTACCATCACCAAAATGTACCACTTCTTGCCACTCATGATCATGTACCAGTAATTAGCAGCAACAGCTCTCTATTCCCCCTCAAACTACAAAACATGAACTTAGTTCACTCTCCTTCACACTCACTACAACTCCCCAAATTCATTTCCCATTTCCAAAATACCCCAAAATTCTATCCTCCAAAAAGAGTTACCACTTCCAATTTAGAAACAATTGGCAGTAACATTTTTAGTAATTCAACAGCATTGATTCCCATTAAAGCAGCAAGTGAAGGAGTGGATACAGCTGTAGtagtggtggaggaggaggagcctaaattgaaaaaaattcaggtGTTTGAAGGCCATCCTGCACCATTTGGTGCAACAGTTCGTGATGGTGGTGTCAATTTTGCTATATTTTCTGCCGACGCAGTTTCTGCTACTCTTTGCTTGATTTCACTCTCTGATTTGCCTGAG AATAGAGTGACTGAGCAGATTTTTCTTGATCCTTTGACCAACAAGACTGGAGATGTTTGGCATGTGCTTTTGAAAGGAGATTTTAAAGATATGCTATATGGGTACAAGTTTGATGGGAACTTTTCTCCTGAAGTAGGACTTTACTATGATCCTTCTAAGATCGTATTGGATCCTTATGCAAAA TCAGTTATTAGCAGAGGGGAGTTTGGTGTTTTGGGGCATGATGATAATCGATGGCCTCAAATGGCCTGCATGATACCCACTGCAGAAAACAAG TTTGATTGGGAGGGAGATTCACCATTAAAGCATCCACAAAGAGATCTAATAATATATGAAATGCATGTTCGAGGGTTTACACAGCATGAATCAAGCAGGACTGAATTCCCTGGTACATACCTTGGTGTAGTGGAGAAGCTTGATCATTTGAAG GAACTTGGTGTCAACTGCATAGAGTTAATGCCATGCCATGAATTCAATGAGCTTGAGTACTACAGTTACAATTCTGTCTTGGGTGACTACAA GGTTAATTTTTGGGGATATTCTACCGTCAATTACTTTTCGCCTATGACAAGATACTCATCTGCTGGCACAAGGAACTGTGGCCGAGATGCAATTAATGAATTCAAGCTTCTTGTTAGAGAAGCACATAAACGAGGAATTGAG GTGTTCATGGACGTTGTTTTCAATCACACAGCGGAAGGAAATGAGAAAGGTCCCATTCTGTCTTTCAGAGGAGTTGATAACAGTATCTATTACATGCTTGCTCCTAAG GGAGAGTTCTATAATTATTCAGGTTGTGGCAACACATTCAATTGCAACCATCCTATCGTGCGTCAATTTATATTGGACTGCTTAAG ATATTGGGTGACAGAGATGCACGTAGATGGCTTCCGCTTTGACCTTGCTTCTATTATGACTAGAAGTAGTAG TCTCTGGGATGCAGTTAATGTATTCGGGAGTCCCATAGAAGGTGACTTGCTGACAACTGGCACTCCTCTCAGCAGCCCTCCATTGATTGACATGATGAGTAATGATCCCATACTCCGTGATGTTAAg CTTATAGCTGAAGCATGGGATGCGGGAGGATTGTATCAAGTTGGGATGTTTCCCCATTGGCGTATTTGGTCAGAATGGAATGGGAAG tATCGAGACATTGTGCGGCAGTTCGTTAAGGGGACAGATGGTTTTTCTGGGGCTTTTGCTGAATGCCTCTGTGGGAGCCCGAATTTATACCAG GAAGGAGGAAGGAAACCATGGAACAGCATCAACTTTGTATGTGCACATGATGGTTTTACTTTGGCTGATTTAGTGACATATAACAAGAAGCATAACTTGGCAAATGGCGAAGACAACAATGATGGAGAAAATCATAACAATAGCTGGAATTGTGGACAG GAGGGTGAATTTGCCAGCATTTCAGTGAAGAAATTGCGAAAACGACAAATGAGAAATTTCTTCCTGTGTCTCATGGTTTCACAA GGTGTTCCAATGATATACATGGGTGATGAATATGGTCACACAAAAGGGGGAAACAACAATACATATTGCCATGATAACCAT ATTAACTACTTCCGCTGGGATAAGAAGGAAGAATCCTCATCAGACTTCTTTAGATTTTGCCGCCTCATGACCAAGTTCCGCCA TGAATGTGAGTCCCTTGGCTTGAATGACTTCCCAAAAGCAGAGAGGCTGCAATGGCATGGTCATGATCCTGGAACACCAGATTGGTCAGAAACAAGCCGTTTTGTGGCCTTTACACTG ATTGACTCGGTGAAGGGCGAGATCTACATCGCCTTCAATGCTAGCCATTTGGCAGTTACCATTACACTGCCAGAACGGCCAGGATACAGATGGGAGCCCCTGGTAGACTCTGGCAAGCCTGCACCGTTTGATTTCCTTTCTAGTGACATCCCAGAAAGAGACCTCGCAATTAAACAGTATTCTCACTTCCTTGAGGCCAATCTATACCCTATGCTTAGTTATACTTCCATCATCCTCGTACTCTCTCCCAACGACAATGCTTAA
- the LOC7474706 gene encoding uncharacterized protein LOC7474706 encodes MKMLKRKEVDEVSDDFSDFSLSAPARKIRRLVLGADLPPIIEEEEGSTVPVGFVEEEEEGTGSSFISKRNKGVQIEELIMPPPSSSSISDNEERAIVLFKPVNNLHMLHHSPNDFSVSLDSNIISGFKNQFLWSSQSGQVKPPEEEEEAGARRDYSMAVVPWVPSQAQHAFAMMDNNASAPQTEGVVELMDFEEMGEATMDIEEDNDTNNYSESVELGQAQGNQAFGFGGIRAGNDGFPQWSQQHCMMPQIAQNANPTPITWFQ; translated from the exons ATGAAGATGTTGAAGAGAAAAGAAGTAGATGAAGTCAGTGATGATTTCTCTGATTTTTCCCTCTCCGCTCCTGCTCGTAAGATTCGCCGTCTTGTACTG GGTGCTGATTTACCGCCAATAATAGAGGAAGAAGAGGGATCAACGGTGCCAGTTGggtttgttgaagaagaagaagaagggaccGGTAGTAGTTTTATTAGTAAAAGGAACAAGGGAGTGCAAATTGAGGAATTGATCATGCCGccgccatcatcatcatcaatttctGATAATGAAGAGAGGGCTATTGTCTTATTCAAGCCTGTTAATAACCTGCACATGCTTCATCATTCTCCTAATGATTTCTCTGTTTCTCTTGATTCCAACATCATTTCAGGCTTCAAAA ATCAGTTTCTATGGTCAAGCCAATCTGGTCAAGTAAAACCacctgaagaagaagaagaagcaggaGCAAGAAGGGATTATAGCATGGCTGTGGTGCCTTGGGTTCCTTCTCAAGCTCAGCATGCTTTTGCAATGATGGATAATAATGCTAGTGCTCCGCAAACTGAGGGTGTTGTGGAGTTGATGGATTTTGAGGAAATGGGAGAGGCAACAATGGACATTGAAGAAGACAATGATACTAACAATTATAGTGAAAGTGTAGAGCTAGGGCAAGCACAAGGGAACCAGGCATTTGGATTTGGTGGAATAAGAGCAGGGAATGATGGCTTCCCTCAGTGGTCCCAGCAACATTGCATGATGCCACAGATTGCTCAAAATGCCAACCCAACTCCTATTACTTGGTTCCAGTAA
- the LOC7474707 gene encoding ethanolamine-phosphate cytidylyltransferase: MEYESSSSIWDGVYYYPHLFGGLMLTAALLGLSTSYFGGLGYSYLPYMWSDLGVFYKKKSEKKRIRVYMDGCFDLMHYGHANALRQAKALGDELVVGVVSDEEIVANKGPPVLSMEERLALVSGLKWVDEVIANAPYAITEKFMNSLFNEHKIDYIIHGDDPCLLPDGTDAYALAKKAGRYKQIKRTEGVSSTDIVERILSSLKDAKACENHDNTSSLPGDDHKGSQSNSSRISQFLPTSRRIVQFSNGKGPGPNARVVYIDGAFDLFHAGHVEILRSARQLGDFLLVGIHTDQIVSEHRGKGHPIMHLHERSLSVLACSYVDEVIIGAPWEVTRDMVTTFNISLVVHGTVAESNSLLAGEPDPYAVPKSMGIFWMLDSPKNITTTSVAQRIVANHEAYLKRNAKKAESEKKYYAEKVHVSGD; encoded by the exons ATGGAGTATGAGAGCAGCAGTTCGATTTGGGATGGAGTGTATTACTACCCACATCTGTTTGGAGGACTAATGCTAACTGCTGCTTTGCTTGGATTATCAACTAGCTATTTTGGTGGACTTGGGTACTCTTATTTGCCTTATATGTGGTCTGATCTGggagttttttataaaaagaagagtGAGAAGAAGCGAATTCGGGTTTACATGGATGGTTGTTTTGATCTTATGCATTATGGACATGCCAATGCTTTGAGGCAAGCTAAGGCTTTAGGAGATGAATTGGTGGTTGGTGTTGTTAGTGATGAGGAGATTGTTGCCAACAAGGGCCCTCCTGTTTTATCTATGGAAGAGAG GCTGGCCCTTGTCAGTGGATTGAAGTGGGTGGATGAAGTCATAGCCAATGCTCCTTATGCCATTACAGAGAAATTCATGAACAGTCTCTTCAATGAGCATAAAATTGATTATATCATACATGGCGATGATCCTTGCTTGCTTCCTGATGGAACTGATGCCTATGCCTTGGCCAAGAAAGCTGGGCGTTATAAGCAGATCAAACGAACAGAAGGTGTCTCCAGCACAGATATCGTAG AGAGAATACTTTCTTCTTTGAAGGATGCAAAAGCTTGTGAAAATCATGATAATACATCATCTTTGCCCGGTGATGATCATAAAGGAAGTCAATCCAACAGTTCCCGTATATCTCAATTTCTACCAACATCCCGGAGAATTGTACAATTTTCAAATGGCAAG GGACCTGGACCAAATGCTCGTGTTGTCTACATTGATGGAGCGTTTGATCTCTTCCATGCAGGACATGTAGAG ATTCTCAGGAGTGCTAGGCAGCTTGGAGATTTTCTGCTGGTTGGGATCCACACTGACCAGATTGTAAG TGAACACAGAGGGAAAGGTCACCCAATTATGCATCTGCATGAACGTAGTCTTAGCGTTCTGGCTTGCAGCTATGTTGATGAAGTTATCATTGGTGCGCCTTGGGAAGTTACCAGAGACATG GTCACAACTTTTAACATCTCCTTGGTTGTGCATGGGACAGTAGCAGAGAGCAACTCCTTGTTGGCT GGTGAACCTGATCCATATGCAGTTCCAAAGAGCATGGGAATTTTCTGGATGCTTGACAGCCCTAAAAATATAACGACCACTTCAGTGGCCCAAAGGATAGTTGCCAATCACGAGGCTTACTTG AAACGCAATGCCAAGAAGGCAGAAAGTGAGAAGAAGTACTACGCAGAGAAAGTACATGTGTCAGGAGACTAA